In Synergistaceae bacterium, the following are encoded in one genomic region:
- a CDS encoding N-6 DNA methylase: MAITGELKSQIDGIWNDMYAYGMANPLVVIEQLTYLFFIRLLDMEEERREQDDALIGGEPGERIFQQDEQGQALRWSKFRDLSPEKIFDLLRDRVFPFIKGIDTAVKLDNGSEHIVKGMKIGAKSAYAQHMSNANFILPNPLITQKVVTAIDGLSQALRDNDLKGDLYEYMISRIQTAGRIGQFRTPRHIVRMMVSFVDPQIKDFIADPACGTGGFLVLAGEYVRENNEKTLRLDKEARAHYQREMFTGYDTDQTMLRITAMNTILHNMDEANIRFHDSLSKDNDDTEKYTVVLANPPFKGSLDHDAIAPSLLSVTNTKKTELLFLALFLR, from the coding sequence ATGGCCATCACAGGCGAACTGAAAAGTCAAATTGACGGCATCTGGAACGATATGTATGCCTATGGCATGGCCAATCCGCTGGTGGTCATAGAGCAACTCACATATCTGTTTTTCATCCGTCTGCTTGATATGGAAGAAGAGCGCAGAGAACAGGATGACGCTTTAATCGGCGGAGAGCCGGGCGAGCGCATTTTTCAGCAGGACGAACAGGGTCAGGCGCTGCGCTGGAGTAAATTCAGAGACCTCTCTCCCGAAAAGATTTTTGACCTGCTTCGGGACAGGGTCTTCCCTTTCATCAAAGGCATCGATACCGCCGTCAAACTGGACAACGGGTCGGAACATATCGTCAAGGGCATGAAAATCGGGGCCAAAAGCGCCTATGCTCAGCACATGTCGAACGCAAATTTCATATTGCCAAACCCTCTGATTACTCAAAAAGTGGTCACGGCCATTGATGGTTTGTCCCAGGCTCTCAGGGACAACGATCTCAAAGGCGACCTCTACGAGTACATGATTTCCAGGATACAGACGGCAGGGCGCATCGGCCAGTTCAGGACGCCGCGGCACATCGTCAGGATGATGGTTAGCTTCGTCGATCCTCAAATAAAAGACTTCATTGCCGACCCCGCCTGCGGAACGGGCGGCTTTCTCGTGCTCGCGGGCGAATACGTCCGCGAAAACAACGAAAAAACCTTGCGGCTCGACAAAGAGGCCCGCGCCCACTACCAAAGGGAAATGTTCACCGGCTACGACACGGATCAGACCATGCTCCGCATCACCGCCATGAACACGATTCTGCACAACATGGACGAGGCAAACATCCGATTTCACGATTCGCTCTCGAAGGACAACGACGACACGGAAAAATACACCGTGGTTCTGGCGAATCCGCCTTTCAAGGGTTCGCTGGACCACGACGCGATTGCGCCGTCGCTGCTTTCGGTTACGAACACGAAAAAGACGGAGCTTCTGTTTCTCGCGCTTTTCCTCCGT
- a CDS encoding nitroreductase family protein, translated as MENEVLNCIHARRSTRSFLDRQVSPEHLKILLDAAVWAPSGGNNQSWLFTAIQNRDALHRLNELVREGFQRWTPDDDYPGKQKAKEHSQKDGYNFYHHAPTLIVASNRPNYENAMADCALALENIFLAAQSLGLGSCYINQLHWLRNDSGVREYLFELGIPREHTICSSAAIGFAASVSTPPARKEGTVHIVT; from the coding sequence ATGGAAAATGAAGTGTTGAACTGCATTCACGCCCGTAGAAGCACCCGTTCGTTTTTGGACAGGCAAGTTTCGCCGGAGCATCTGAAAATTCTGCTGGACGCGGCTGTTTGGGCTCCAAGCGGAGGGAATAATCAGAGCTGGCTGTTCACCGCCATACAAAACCGGGACGCTCTGCACCGGCTGAACGAGCTGGTACGGGAGGGCTTTCAGCGATGGACGCCGGATGACGATTACCCCGGCAAGCAGAAGGCAAAGGAGCATTCGCAAAAAGACGGCTACAACTTTTATCACCACGCGCCGACCCTGATCGTGGCCTCCAACCGCCCGAACTACGAAAACGCCATGGCGGACTGCGCTCTGGCGCTGGAAAATATTTTTCTCGCCGCGCAGTCTCTGGGCTTGGGGAGTTGTTACATCAACCAGCTTCACTGGCTGCGTAACGATTCGGGCGTTCGCGAATATTTGTTCGAACTGGGGATTCCGAGAGAACACACGATCTGTTCGTCCGCGGCGATCGGCTTCGCCGCCTCCGTTTCCACCCCGCCCGCCCGGAAGGAAGGCACCGTTCATATTGTGACATAG
- a CDS encoding D-2-hydroxyacid dehydrogenase: MYDGKIHIHIENSRSSAVVFTATEDHVKGLLERNPDLAPKLRVTLGSSAVDEVARWTEDDLKEYYGQMATADVLVGYSFPTENLRGYAPCLRWIHFISSGVEHVTPFDWVPEGVTLVNNRGVHLPKSGESFAMYLAMLNAQMPRLFTAQRNGRWDRAFTSVIKGKRLAVFGVGHQGGEIAKQAQRMGLRVTGIDPYVTDHPCCEKMVTPEAMKDVLAQSDFLAVAAPLTAKTRGIVGEEVLGWLPKHAGVLNVSRGPLVDQTALQKKLSKGELSGAILDVFDVEPLPADSPLWNTPNLIITPHVSSDDLVNYMPLTLDLTITNLRNELAGRGLVNVVDATREF, from the coding sequence ATGTATGACGGCAAAATTCACATTCACATCGAAAACAGCCGAAGTTCGGCCGTCGTATTCACGGCGACGGAGGACCACGTAAAGGGGCTCCTGGAACGCAATCCGGACCTGGCGCCAAAATTGCGCGTCACACTGGGCAGCAGCGCCGTGGATGAGGTCGCACGATGGACGGAAGACGACCTGAAGGAATATTACGGCCAAATGGCGACCGCCGACGTGCTGGTGGGATACAGTTTCCCCACGGAAAATCTGCGGGGTTATGCGCCGTGCCTGCGGTGGATTCACTTCATCAGCTCGGGAGTGGAGCATGTGACCCCCTTCGACTGGGTTCCCGAGGGCGTGACGCTGGTCAACAACAGAGGCGTCCATCTGCCGAAGTCGGGGGAGTCCTTCGCCATGTATCTCGCCATGCTCAACGCGCAGATGCCGCGGCTGTTCACGGCCCAGAGAAACGGCCGGTGGGACAGGGCCTTCACCTCCGTCATCAAAGGGAAGCGGCTGGCGGTTTTCGGCGTGGGGCATCAGGGCGGGGAAATCGCGAAGCAGGCGCAGCGGATGGGACTGCGCGTGACGGGCATCGATCCTTACGTGACCGACCATCCCTGCTGCGAAAAGATGGTGACGCCGGAGGCGATGAAGGACGTTCTCGCACAGTCGGATTTTCTGGCGGTGGCGGCCCCTCTCACCGCGAAGACCAGGGGAATCGTCGGCGAAGAGGTGCTGGGATGGCTGCCCAAACACGCCGGAGTTCTGAACGTCTCCAGGGGGCCTCTTGTGGACCAGACGGCCCTTCAAAAAAAACTCTCGAAGGGGGAACTGAGCGGTGCGATTCTGGACGTGTTCGACGTGGAGCCTCTGCCGGCGGACTCCCCTCTCTGGAACACCCCCAACCTCATCATCACGCCTCACGTGTCCTCGGACGACCTGGTGAACTATATGCCTCTGACCCTCGACCTCACGATCACGAACCTCAGAAATGAACTTGCGGGCCGCGGGCTGGTCAACGTCGTCGACGCCACCCGGGAATTTTGA
- a CDS encoding tripartite tricarboxylate transporter permease: MWNIIAQACELVFRFDVLAVMLAASIYGIVIGAIPGLTAIMAVSLIMPIAIFLDPVPALAAVIACDAMAVFAGDIPGTLIRIPGTPASGAYTDDSYKLTQKGMAETVLGVNCFFSAVGGLVGLAALMTAAPALAEIALNFSTYEYFWLSCLGLTCATFMTSKNTIKGIVSLFLGLFLTTVGFDAITGQPRFTFGITELLGRIHVIPVLIGLFAVPEIMRRVSATKPPDVAYSGKIGHIYKGMFRVWREHIPQFLRGNIVGVVVGALPGAGADIAAWLAYAISRKFSKTPEKFGTGHMEGIIESTSANNSALAAAWIPAFVFGIPGDVTSAMVIGILFIKDLKPGPTVFLEHPEVIYSVFICFAVANVLMLILGYYAIKMFRHILRIPPFVMLPVILIFCIVGAFSINNSLFGVLVMLIFGVMGYIMEENDFPISPMLLAIVLGELLEKNFIISMVKSRGNWLDFFSRPIAGTLGALTILIWIFPLLKKAWKASRARKTA, from the coding sequence ATGTGGAACATCATTGCGCAGGCGTGCGAGCTGGTCTTTCGGTTCGACGTACTGGCGGTCATGCTGGCCGCCTCCATTTACGGCATTGTGATCGGCGCCATACCGGGGCTCACGGCGATTATGGCGGTGTCCCTCATTATGCCCATCGCCATTTTTCTGGACCCCGTCCCCGCGCTGGCGGCGGTCATCGCCTGCGACGCGATGGCGGTTTTTGCCGGAGACATTCCCGGGACGCTGATCCGCATCCCGGGCACTCCGGCGTCGGGAGCCTACACCGACGACTCCTACAAGCTGACCCAAAAGGGCATGGCTGAGACGGTTCTCGGCGTCAACTGCTTCTTCTCCGCGGTGGGCGGGCTGGTGGGGCTGGCGGCTCTGATGACCGCGGCCCCCGCTCTGGCGGAGATTGCGCTGAACTTCAGCACCTACGAATATTTCTGGCTCTCCTGTCTGGGGCTGACCTGCGCGACGTTCATGACCTCGAAGAACACCATCAAGGGAATTGTCTCGCTCTTTCTGGGGCTCTTCCTGACGACGGTGGGTTTTGACGCCATCACCGGTCAGCCGCGTTTCACCTTCGGCATCACGGAGCTGCTGGGCCGCATTCACGTCATTCCCGTCCTCATCGGCCTGTTCGCCGTGCCCGAAATCATGCGGCGGGTCAGCGCCACAAAGCCTCCGGACGTGGCCTACAGCGGAAAAATCGGCCACATTTACAAGGGAATGTTCAGGGTTTGGAGGGAACATATCCCCCAGTTTTTGAGAGGAAATATCGTGGGAGTGGTGGTAGGGGCGCTTCCCGGCGCGGGAGCGGATATCGCCGCCTGGCTTGCCTACGCCATAAGCCGGAAATTCTCCAAAACGCCCGAAAAATTCGGCACAGGGCACATGGAGGGCATCATCGAAAGCACCTCCGCCAACAATTCGGCGCTGGCCGCCGCCTGGATTCCGGCGTTTGTTTTTGGCATACCGGGAGACGTGACCTCGGCGATGGTGATCGGAATTCTCTTCATCAAGGACCTCAAGCCGGGCCCCACGGTTTTTCTGGAGCATCCCGAGGTGATCTACAGCGTGTTTATCTGCTTTGCGGTCGCCAACGTCCTGATGCTGATTCTGGGCTACTATGCCATCAAAATGTTTCGTCACATTCTGAGGATTCCCCCCTTCGTCATGCTTCCGGTGATTCTCATTTTTTGCATTGTCGGGGCTTTCTCGATCAACAACAGCCTTTTCGGCGTCCTCGTCATGCTGATTTTCGGGGTGATGGGGTACATCATGGAGGAGAACGATTTTCCCATATCGCCGATGCTTCTCGCGATCGTTCTGGGGGAGCTGCTGGAGAAGAACTTCATCATTTCGATGGTCAAGTCCCGAGGCAACTGGCTGGATTTCTTCAGCCGCCCCATAGCCGGAACTCTCGGCGCGCTGACGATCCTCATCTGGATTTTCCCGCTCCTGAAAAAAGCCTGGAAAGCCTCCAGAGCGCGGAAAACGGCCTGA
- a CDS encoding tripartite tricarboxylate transporter TctB family protein, with product MKISDTVFGIIIIIFSVLILIYSRTLPSLPGYAYGSGFFPAFTAVFMLGGGIVLLAGGLRSKAPLIVMGEWAKSPRLVANICLIPLNLVFYMLTVDTLGFVVTSFAMMTATIWWLRRKVFSTLLVSALTAIFIYLFFAKLMLVPLPEGLIGL from the coding sequence ATGAAGATCAGCGACACGGTATTTGGCATAATTATTATAATTTTTTCGGTTCTCATTCTGATATATTCACGGACCCTTCCCTCTCTTCCGGGTTACGCGTATGGATCGGGGTTCTTTCCCGCCTTTACGGCGGTGTTCATGCTGGGGGGCGGAATCGTGCTTCTGGCCGGAGGGCTGCGATCAAAGGCTCCTCTGATCGTTATGGGGGAGTGGGCGAAATCACCCCGCCTGGTGGCGAATATCTGCCTCATTCCCCTGAATCTCGTGTTTTACATGCTGACGGTGGATACCCTGGGCTTCGTGGTGACGTCCTTCGCGATGATGACGGCGACGATCTGGTGGCTCAGGAGAAAGGTGTTTTCCACCCTTCTTGTGTCGGCTCTCACCGCGATTTTCATCTATCTGTTTTTTGCGAAGCTGATGCTGGTCCCTCTGCCCGAGGGGCTGATCGGTCTGTAA
- a CDS encoding tripartite tricarboxylate transporter substrate binding protein, which translates to MFRKAVLAAAVVLVLFSATVGGAADVSRWPEKPITMLIPFATGGGTDFNARLVAKIMADITGARVNPINRTGGQGVVGHTAIAKGTPDGYTVGDIECELNMMHWSGLTDLTYRDLTPLALIVSVGGAVYVVEDSPYKTINDLIAAIKAKPGELKASGSSHGGIWHLCAAGMVQAEGLKVTDILWVPNEGAAPSLQDLAAGGLDFVVCSPNEAASLTAAKRVRPLVTITKERLSGYPDLPTLKEATGSDWLLDSWSGIAAPGGLPAELKTKLGDVVKQVWETQEFQDTMKKAGKTPAYLGPDEFAAFLAEMDANYGKVMESVGLVKK; encoded by the coding sequence ATGTTCAGAAAAGCAGTTTTGGCGGCGGCGGTTGTTCTCGTTCTTTTTTCCGCGACGGTCGGAGGGGCGGCTGACGTTTCCAGGTGGCCCGAAAAGCCGATCACGATGCTCATTCCCTTTGCCACGGGCGGCGGGACGGACTTCAACGCCAGACTGGTGGCGAAGATCATGGCCGACATCACCGGCGCGCGGGTGAACCCCATCAACCGCACGGGAGGGCAGGGCGTCGTGGGACACACCGCCATAGCGAAGGGAACTCCGGATGGCTACACGGTGGGGGACATCGAGTGCGAGCTGAACATGATGCACTGGTCCGGCCTCACGGACCTCACCTACCGGGATCTCACGCCTCTGGCCCTGATCGTTTCGGTGGGCGGGGCCGTCTACGTGGTGGAAGATTCTCCTTATAAAACCATTAACGACCTCATCGCGGCGATAAAGGCGAAGCCCGGCGAGCTGAAGGCGTCGGGTTCCTCTCACGGCGGAATCTGGCACCTCTGCGCCGCGGGAATGGTCCAGGCCGAGGGGCTCAAAGTGACGGACATCCTGTGGGTTCCCAACGAAGGCGCGGCCCCCTCTCTTCAGGACCTCGCGGCCGGCGGGCTGGACTTCGTGGTCTGCTCCCCCAACGAGGCGGCCTCTCTGACGGCGGCCAAACGGGTGCGTCCGCTGGTCACCATAACCAAAGAGCGTCTTTCGGGCTACCCTGACCTTCCGACTCTGAAGGAGGCCACGGGTTCGGACTGGCTGCTGGACTCCTGGAGCGGGATAGCGGCCCCCGGCGGGCTGCCCGCGGAGCTGAAGACCAAACTCGGCGACGTCGTCAAACAGGTCTGGGAGACTCAGGAGTTTCAGGACACCATGAAGAAGGCCGGAAAAACCCCCGCGTACCTGGGACCCGACGAGTTCGCCGCGTTCCTTGCCGAGATGGACGCCAACTACGGAAAAGTCATGGAGTCGGTCGGTCTCGTCAAAAAATAA
- a CDS encoding pyridoxamine 5'-phosphate oxidase family protein → MDPKSTKPHGMRRKDREVTDRTWMEEILKRGQVVHIAMTDPEGHPYMVTMGYGYRDGALYLHGAREGRKNDILAVHPEVCFQVVLDVEVLRAPTGVEFSMKYRSVTGFGRIHTLTNSSEKNEALAILMQQYEGPHENLDEKALARVWTARLDIDNMTGKCANYSEP, encoded by the coding sequence ATGGACCCCAAATCGACGAAGCCCCACGGGATGAGACGGAAGGACAGAGAAGTGACGGACAGAACCTGGATGGAGGAGATTCTGAAACGCGGGCAGGTGGTCCATATCGCAATGACGGACCCGGAGGGCCATCCTTACATGGTGACCATGGGGTATGGATACCGGGACGGCGCCCTTTACCTGCACGGGGCCAGGGAGGGGCGAAAAAACGACATCCTCGCCGTCCATCCGGAGGTCTGTTTCCAGGTGGTGCTGGACGTGGAGGTGCTCCGGGCTCCGACGGGAGTGGAGTTCAGCATGAAATACCGCAGCGTTACCGGCTTTGGCAGGATCCATACTTTGACGAACTCCTCAGAAAAAAACGAGGCCCTCGCCATTTTAATGCAACAGTATGAGGGCCCTCATGAAAATCTGGACGAAAAAGCCCTGGCAAGGGTCTGGACAGCGCGGCTGGATATCGATAACATGACGGGAAAATGCGCCAATTACAGCGAACCCTGA
- a CDS encoding FAD-dependent oxidoreductase — protein sequence MSRIVLIGANHAGTAAANTILDNYKGHELTIVDRNDNISYLGCGTALWVGRQIDGYEGLFYSSAETLQRKGARVMMETEVDHIDFDARQVSVTSKGGKKEVLSYDKLILATGSLPILPPIPGIDLANIQSVKLFQDGRKANELLDSPATKSVAIIGAGYIGVELAEAVHRRGRKALLFEAENTSLAGYYDEDLTHEMDRVLADMGVELHFSERVQSFRGDKKVSAVVTDKGEYPVEMAIMAIGFRPNTALGKGVLETIANGAYKVDLRQQTSKPDVYAIGDCATVFSNALQGPAYIALATNAVRSGIVAGHNVCGTPLESIGVQGSNGISIGGFNMVSTGLSLKAAKKAGYDALATDFEDLQKPAFIKNNNYRVKLRIVYDKNTRRILGAQMASRENMSMGIHMFSLAIEEKLTIDRLKLLDIFFLPHFNQPYNYITMAALSAK from the coding sequence ATGAGCAGGATAGTACTGATTGGAGCAAATCACGCGGGGACTGCCGCAGCCAATACCATTTTAGACAATTACAAAGGACACGAGCTCACCATCGTGGACCGAAACGACAACATCAGCTATCTGGGCTGCGGCACGGCGCTCTGGGTCGGGCGCCAGATCGACGGCTACGAGGGCCTGTTTTACTCCTCCGCCGAAACGCTCCAGAGAAAAGGCGCGCGCGTTATGATGGAGACGGAGGTGGACCACATCGACTTTGACGCCAGGCAGGTTTCCGTCACCTCCAAAGGGGGAAAAAAAGAAGTTCTCTCCTATGACAAACTGATTCTCGCCACCGGTTCCCTGCCGATCCTTCCCCCCATTCCGGGGATCGACCTCGCCAACATTCAATCGGTCAAACTGTTTCAGGACGGACGCAAAGCCAACGAGCTCCTGGACTCCCCCGCCACCAAAAGCGTGGCGATCATCGGCGCGGGATACATCGGCGTGGAGCTGGCGGAGGCCGTCCACCGCCGCGGCAGAAAAGCCCTTCTCTTCGAGGCGGAAAACACCAGTCTGGCCGGTTATTACGACGAGGATCTGACCCACGAAATGGACAGGGTTCTGGCCGACATGGGCGTGGAGCTGCACTTCAGCGAGCGCGTGCAATCCTTCCGGGGGGATAAAAAAGTTTCCGCCGTCGTGACCGACAAGGGAGAATATCCCGTGGAAATGGCAATCATGGCCATCGGGTTCCGCCCCAACACCGCACTGGGCAAAGGCGTTCTCGAGACCATCGCCAACGGCGCTTACAAAGTCGACCTGCGGCAGCAGACCAGCAAGCCCGATGTTTACGCCATCGGCGACTGCGCCACCGTGTTCTCCAACGCCCTCCAGGGACCCGCATACATCGCTCTGGCCACCAACGCGGTGCGGAGCGGTATCGTCGCCGGTCACAACGTCTGCGGAACGCCTCTGGAGTCCATCGGCGTGCAGGGGTCCAACGGCATTTCCATCGGCGGGTTCAACATGGTTTCCACCGGGCTGAGCCTCAAGGCGGCCAAAAAAGCCGGTTACGACGCCCTTGCCACGGATTTCGAGGACCTGCAGAAACCCGCGTTCATCAAAAACAACAACTACAGGGTCAAACTGCGCATCGTTTACGACAAAAACACGAGACGCATCCTGGGCGCTCAAATGGCCTCCCGCGAAAACATGTCAATGGGGATCCACATGTTCTCCCTGGCCATTGAGGAAAAACTGACCATCGACCGGCTGAAGCTGCTGGATATTTTCTTCCTGCCGCACTTCAACCAGCCCTACAACTACATCACCATGGCCGCTCTCAGTGCAAAATAG
- a CDS encoding tripartite tricarboxylate transporter permease — translation MLLGIVLGMILGALPGFTGSMGIALLIPITYTMKPIPALVMLMAIYTAGIYGGSITAILLHTPGAPSSAATADDGYELTVQGRGLQALGVSTVCSSIGGFMSGIALLFIAPWLAKICLVFGPAEKFMVALFGLTIIGSLCSGGVIKGLLVGAFGLAVSCIGVDAQTGYPRFMYGNDYLASGLAVIPVLIGLFSISQIFLMSETHTGSNKAIVDKALSKLHGRVLPTFKELGRLIIPTIRSTIIGVLVGIMPGAGGDIASFLAVNVGKQSSKHPEEYGKGSMEAVACSEAANNAVSGGAMIPLLTLSIPGAPTAALLLGGFTMHGLVPGSELFTRHADVIYPILSGFTFSNILMCVIGLLAARYFVKVVSVPMSILAPVITVMATLGCYSVNLSFLDVWAMVIFGLLGYLMVKHKMVTSPIVLAIILGPLAEQSLVQSITVARSTPILLYYLSRPIVLVMIALSVFSIMWTVIREKKATKA, via the coding sequence ATGCTGCTTGGTATTGTCCTGGGCATGATTTTGGGCGCTCTTCCCGGTTTTACCGGCAGTATGGGCATTGCCCTGCTGATTCCCATCACTTATACGATGAAACCCATCCCCGCTCTGGTCATGCTGATGGCCATTTACACCGCGGGTATTTACGGCGGCAGTATTACCGCCATCCTTTTGCACACTCCTGGCGCTCCTTCCTCCGCCGCTACCGCGGACGACGGTTATGAGCTGACGGTACAGGGACGTGGCCTGCAGGCTCTGGGCGTTTCTACTGTCTGCTCCAGTATTGGCGGTTTCATGAGCGGTATTGCCCTGCTCTTCATCGCTCCCTGGCTCGCAAAAATCTGTCTGGTCTTTGGACCGGCTGAAAAATTCATGGTTGCCCTGTTCGGCCTTACCATCATCGGCAGCCTTTGCAGCGGCGGCGTTATCAAGGGGTTGCTTGTGGGCGCTTTCGGTCTTGCCGTCAGTTGTATCGGCGTTGACGCTCAAACCGGCTATCCCCGTTTCATGTATGGCAACGATTATCTGGCTTCCGGCCTCGCTGTGATTCCCGTTCTGATTGGCCTGTTCTCTATCTCGCAGATCTTCCTGATGTCCGAGACCCATACCGGCTCGAATAAAGCCATTGTAGATAAAGCCCTGAGCAAACTCCACGGCCGTGTTTTGCCCACGTTCAAAGAGTTGGGCAGGCTGATTATCCCGACGATCCGTTCCACAATCATCGGCGTTCTTGTCGGCATTATGCCCGGCGCGGGCGGTGACATCGCCTCTTTCCTGGCCGTTAATGTCGGGAAACAGTCCTCCAAACATCCCGAAGAGTATGGTAAGGGATCCATGGAGGCCGTCGCCTGCTCCGAAGCGGCCAATAACGCTGTTTCAGGCGGCGCCATGATTCCCCTGCTCACGCTGAGTATCCCCGGCGCCCCTACGGCAGCTCTGCTCCTGGGGGGGTTTACGATGCATGGCCTGGTGCCAGGCAGCGAACTTTTCACCCGACATGCAGATGTCATCTACCCCATTCTTTCCGGCTTTACTTTTTCAAATATCCTTATGTGCGTCATCGGTTTGTTGGCAGCCCGTTATTTTGTCAAGGTCGTCTCCGTCCCGATGAGTATTCTCGCACCTGTTATCACGGTCATGGCGACCCTCGGATGTTATTCTGTCAACCTCAGTTTTCTGGATGTCTGGGCGATGGTCATTTTTGGACTGCTTGGCTACCTGATGGTGAAGCATAAAATGGTCACCTCTCCTATCGTTCTCGCAATTATCCTCGGACCGCTCGCCGAACAAAGTCTGGTTCAGTCTATCACGGTCGCAAGATCGACGCCCATCCTGCTTTATTACCTCAGTCGCCCCATCGTACTGGTTATGATTGCGTTAAGCGTATTTTCCATTATGTGGACGGTCATCAGAGAGAAAAAAGCAACGAAAGCTTAG
- a CDS encoding tripartite tricarboxylate transporter TctB family protein → MTNDQRKKFISNDLIIGAFLSIIAVIFLIQAIHFRGISKYFPTMVLSLFLILSLCELGIGVRKTLRVRRGLADDVNPELKARPFTVFGLMCVYIFCIQHVGFFVASAIYLPVAMLLYGQRDFKKIVPVTIVVLAFLYWMFVVQMQLHMPSAWLF, encoded by the coding sequence ATGACCAATGATCAGAGGAAAAAGTTTATAAGCAACGATTTGATCATCGGCGCGTTTCTGTCAATCATTGCTGTAATTTTCCTTATACAGGCAATTCACTTCAGGGGAATCAGCAAATACTTTCCCACCATGGTATTGAGTCTTTTCTTGATCCTGAGTTTGTGTGAACTCGGGATTGGCGTTCGCAAGACCCTCCGAGTCCGCCGCGGCTTGGCCGACGATGTAAATCCTGAGCTGAAGGCTCGCCCTTTCACCGTTTTTGGCCTGATGTGCGTTTATATTTTTTGCATTCAGCACGTCGGCTTTTTCGTCGCCTCGGCGATCTACCTTCCTGTTGCCATGCTGTTGTATGGTCAGCGTGATTTTAAGAAAATCGTTCCTGTTACGATTGTCGTATTGGCTTTCCTGTATTGGATGTTTGTCGTTCAAATGCAACTTCACATGCCAAGCGCCTGGCTATTCTAA